GTCGGCGGCCTGTGCGGTGGTGGCAGTGGCTGCCGCTGCCGCACCAAGCAGAAGTGTTTTGAGTTTCATTCCAGACATTTAAAGATTCTCCTCGAAAGGGGTCAGCTGCCCACTTCCTGGAACCGATGAAATGCTGGTCTTGCCTGGTTTTCCGAACTCCGGGATGCAACAAAATTATTCATTTTGTACAAACGCAGGAAATTAGCAGGATGCTGCGCTTGTCAACCCCGGTAAAATTGAGTAGTCATTTGGTTAGCCGCTTCTAACCGCTGAAATTCGCTGAGTATTTCTGACTGTAACAATATGAATAATAGTGTTGCAGAAAAGAAACACGACTGAGAATGGGTGTGTTAGTCTTATGAATACCTCCTTGTGCAATCAGCAGCCTGCGCAAATGCGGCTGTATGACCAGACCAACCGCAGGCTCTACGTCAATGCGGAAGAACGCAGGCGTTTCATCGCCGTCGCAAACAGTCAGAACCTGCCGCAAAAAGCCCTGTGCCTGACCCTTCTGCATACCGGGTGCCGGCTGTCGGAAGCCCTTGCGCTCACCTCGGAAGCCGTCGACACGATGAGCCATCTGGTTTCGATTCGAACGCTGAAGAAGCGCGACAGGCACCACGTGCGCGAAATCCCGATTCCCCCTGTGCTGACCGGTACCCTGTCCGCTCTGATGAGAGCCCGGGCCGGCGAGACCTTCCTCTGGCCGGAAAACCCGGATCGCCCGGTTTGCCGGATCACCGGTTATCGATGGGTGAAGAAAGTGATGACGGCGGCCGGCATCTCCGGCGCCCAGGCGTCCCCCAAGGGCCTCCGGCACGGGTATGGCGTCTATGCGCTCCGTTGCGGCGTTCCCCTGACGATGCTGCGCAAATGGATGGGTCATGCCTCGATCGAGACCACGGCCATCTATACCAATGCCGTCGGCAAGGAAGAGATGGAATTCGCCGGGCGCATGTGGTCGTGAAGCGTGTTGCGTTCACTCTCGGCCGGCAGCCGTGGCAATGAGTG
This region of uncultured Roseibium sp. genomic DNA includes:
- a CDS encoding site-specific integrase translates to MRLYDQTNRRLYVNAEERRRFIAVANSQNLPQKALCLTLLHTGCRLSEALALTSEAVDTMSHLVSIRTLKKRDRHHVREIPIPPVLTGTLSALMRARAGETFLWPENPDRPVCRITGYRWVKKVMTAAGISGAQASPKGLRHGYGVYALRCGVPLTMLRKWMGHASIETTAIYTNAVGKEEMEFAGRMWS